The genomic interval AAGAATAGGTCAGGGAGCtagaggaagacaaaaataactgGGAGCAGGCAAGTCGGGGACTGTTTGATGAAGGCTTAAGAAGTTTAAGGAGCTACAGACACTGAGCTGctcagaggcaggaagagggtgACCTCCTGGGGTTCaatttggagaaaaaagaatggttCTAATTTGTACCTTACTATAACTTGGTTCTTTATGGAACCTCAGGGAATGGGGGACTGGCCCCTCCCCACTCCTGCTGTTTTATAGTAAAAACAGAGGATGGATGTTGTTAGTGTCAGGGCAAATGTAAGGTTCAGACAGTACAAAAGATGTAGGAAGATGTTATGTGAAGATCACAATCTGAGAGTATGGAGTTGTATTAGAGGCCAGGAAATGAATCTTCTTACACGGGATTGCCATGACCCTCACAGTATAGCAACAGCTTCTGGCCTTCCCGGGGGTGTGGAGGGTCTGGCCTAATCTTCGCCGTTGGTgtgtctgtggagaaaaaaaaaatggtgttaacTTAAAACTCCCACACTGTTCAAAAGATCACCCTGATCTCAAAATCATCCTGTTACCCATTACAGCTTCCACCCTTAAATGCCTCAGGAGTCCAAGAGGCTGTGAACAAAGACTTTGCCCCTTCTACTTCTTGTGAGCAAAGACCACTATTGCCATTAAATGTCTGAGGGACTGGTACTGCCACCTTGTGGAGGTATAGACCTGGATGGTCTGTCCTTGGTGAGGACCCGAGAGATGTCTAAGAGAGGGCTAGGAAGGGGTCTCACTGGTATATCTGTGTTTAACACACTGCCTAGCACATAAATGGAACTGAATGCGTATTTGTCACACAGCAAATACACCTGAACTTGATAATTTATTGAGCTCACAAACTTTTAATCTTCTCTTCTGTAAGGAAGCTTAAACCTGCAGTAATGGTTGAACAAAAAAACATGACTTTCAGTGGTGAGTCCAAAAATGAAGCGAGAGCTTTGACACAGGAGGTGATGGGAATCATATTTTGGTTGCAAAAAGGCACTGACACAATATAAACAGGCTCTGCAAGGGAATCATGGCATCTCACTGACACCAGAGGGCTGCTGAGGAGGCTAGGTCTAGATGGCCACCTAGAACAATGCTGGTTTCCAACAACAGATAAAGATGTCAAGCTTCCCCTAAGGCTAGAACCAACTTTGACAACCAGTTAATGAATGTGTTTCAGTCAAATCAAACAGGACAAGAAAATCAGGCAGGTGAGAGAATGGGTGTTCAGGGCCCCACAGCCATAGAAGCCTCTAACACACTACCTGGAGTATAGCATTTGTTGACTGACTGCTGATCACAGTTGTGCCAAAAAGCTCCCTGGAGAGTAATTGCTAGATGGTCTGGTACCTAAAAGAAATCTTCGGGACTCAGACGGGGGGTGGGCCTGCTTTATCCCCGGCCAGGGTCCAGACTCAGGGGAAGAAGCCCAAAGTCAGGGGACCTGACCCTCAGGACTAATAATCAGATTAATAAATTATAACAGTATAGAACTCTGAAGTTTACAAAGGGCTTTCATAGATATTGTTTCATTTATccttaagaaaatttaaagaagtaAGCAGGAGGCACTAAGAGATTACGTGCTGTGGTGAAAGTAATACAGCTAGCAGGTAGAGGTCCTGTAGTGAGAATCCAGGTTGTCTGCTTTCAAACTCAGTCTGCTAAACAGAAAATGAAGCTGTCCCAGACCTACCTCATGTTCAAGTTTCAGCAATAAGTTTAAATAGCCCTGAATCAGGCCTACGTCAACCACAAGAAAGAGATTAagggttttaattattttagaaaagcaCCCAGCCTTTAGATGAGTTAGAACAAAAAGTACATTATTATAGAACTCTCTATCTTCAACctttatactatattttctttcccctttgctTCCTCCATTcagaaaagttctttttaaaaatttccaaatttcCTCAGGTAAGGAGGGAAGCCCTCGGACCTTACTCAAGGCAGGTTCCATGAATGGCTGAGGATCCCTGGAAAGGTTAAGAGTAATCATCGTGATAGTGGTCATCTTTGGGTCAAGAGCTCAGGAAAAATCAAAGAGCTGTGGAAGACAGGGTGTAGGGTAGGAAAAGATCTGGGAATAATGATGCTAGAGAGGTTGTGTTTCCTACGACTTGTGTTTTCTTGAAACTATTCATAAGCCACATCAAGCAGAAGCCTTGGTGATCCCCATATGTATCTTCTCATTTAGCAAATAAAGAATCAAACTCATGGGGGTAAAACAAGTTTCTTAGCATGACATAGCCAGTAAGTGGTGGAGGGCAGACTAGAACCTGCATCTTCTGACTCCTCACTTCCTAGTTACCACTACAATTTACAAGCTAGTTGCATCATACTGGCCAACTCAAGCAGTTGGTAAACTTACCCACTGGGTCAAATCCTGACAGCTAcatggttttataaataaaattttattggaacacttctatgtttgtttacatattgtcCATGGCTCCTTTCTTGCAAAAACGGCAGAAATAAGTAGTTGAAACAGAGACCATATGATCCAAATCTTAAAATGTTTGATATTGGGACCGTTACagaaaaaagtttgctgacccttggCCTAGTCCTGTCACCTCttgtctcattttgtttttacctACCCACTGCTCTGTGCCTGTTCCTTCATGTACAATCACCACAATtttccttttccccacaccccgTCTCATACCTGATCTATCTTCACCCATAAGCCCATGACATACATAAAACTTCAATGCGTTGAGAGGTGGATCTGTCAGCTCCATTTAGAGATTCATGGTTCACAGAGCATATGATGTTCGCCCCGTCATCCTCCCGGGTAACCTGGAATGTTACTGAGCTGCTCACGGTGAAGGTTTTCCCATTGGGATCTTCCTGTATTCGGGTTGGTTCTCCTAGAgtgcagaaacacacacacacacacatacacacacacacaaagtgagcCCTAACATGCAGATATTGTGTGGGCCCCACTGTAGACATACAGATGGTGAGTTTCAACTTAGACAAACTTAAGAAATTGTGAAATGGGTATGTACACACATGCATTCATGTGTACACAGAATATCTGtcattttcacttttctcttctCTATCATGCCTTGTGTGCACTTACACAGACATATAAAAAGGtatgcctccctctctcctttcctccccccatcACCACCTCCTCCAGTGAGCCAAGGGCAAGAGAAACTTACCGTGGAGCTCTTGTTcacccttccaccatgtgagatGAGCTGCAGGTTTGCTCCCAGAAGACTGACAATTTAGGGTGGTTGTCTCCTTTTCCCGTAATGATGACTTGTAGCCAGTGATTATGGGCTTCTGTGGGATTCCTACCATGCATAGGAGACAGCCAGGATATAAAGAAAAGGCCATGAAGTTACACTCAGCTCTCGGCTGAGATGGCGTCTCTGGGGGACAGAATACCTAGGTCCTGCTTTGGTATAAAGATTTGGAGGGAGGAGGCATGGTAGTGGGGAGATACACCACACCTGAGACACGATATGTGACTTGACACCCCAGAGCACAACTAGGTGGCCACAGAAACAGTGTGAAGCTCAaggaagcacagaagaaaattgAAATATAGGATAAAATATAGAATGAGAGTGTGTAGGCAACTGGGGTACTGAACTTAGACATTATAATCATACACTGCATGCACATCTCATGTTTCCCTCATACAATCTTGGGGGTAAATGGAATAGACATTATCATCCTTCTGTTGCAGGTTAGGAAATTCAGTTCAGAGAGAATAAGAGATCTGTTACAGAGCACACAGTAAGTAGAGGAGAAATGATCAGAGATCAGTGCACTTTGTATTTTGTCCCATTGCAAAGAAAATAGACTGAAGTATTCCAAAAGGCTTGGAGTCTTGCCTGGCTCTAGGCTTCTTCAGGGACCCATCTAGGGAGCCTTGTTTGCACAGAAGCATGCTGCAGTGACACTGGGGTTTAGGAGCCTCACCCAGCACAGTGATGAGGGACTTGGCGGTTCTCACAGGCATAGTGAAGATGGAGCAGGTGTACTCGCCCTCGTCCGCTAGGGCCACGTTGCTGATGCTGATGCTGAGCTCATGGGGTGTGGATTTAACCAGCTGAATCCGATTATCTCgaagggctggggaggggagtaaaaaaTGGGAAGCAAGGCTTTTACTGGCACCCTTCATGTTTATCTTCAATCCCAGGGTAACTTTTTGCAGGGAAAGGGTCTAGTGTGATTTGGACCGGGGGAAAATCTGCTCCTGAGTTTGAGCAGTCTTTAGGGTACTGAGTCACTTTCCTAAGGCACTGGGCACAGTGAcctcagagacacacagaaaATTAGTTTGGACCTCAGCTGCTTCCTTATGAGACACATAGGTCAACACTGACATCAGCTGTCTCATACTGCTGCATTTGGGTCAAGTCACCCCAGGACCTCATAAGACCATGCATGTGCTAGGTCAGAATTGTAACAATGAAGTTTCCCTGAAACTAGTTGAGGAGCCCATGGCTTGAAGTTTCCTCAAACAGCCATATTTCTGCGTGTCTCAGCCTCTGGACTACAGGGACATTTTCCTTCAGTGCTGCAATCCCCTTCCCCAGACTATGGTTCCCACAAAGAGAGATAACTCTACCTctcttttccccaaaataaagGGTCTGTTGAGCAGGGTTAGACCACTGCAGGGATGAGTCCTCATGGTCTTTCACTTGACACTTGAGCACCACGGTGCCACCAGCCACCACTGTCTCATCAGACGTCCAGGGCTGACTGTCTGCAGGAGTAGAATTGGGTTAGTTTCTTGAGCAAGCCCTAGACCCCTACCCATTTCTGGGCCAAAGTTCACTTCTTTTAATTCAGACCATCCAAGGTCCAGATGTCTGTTTCTCTTAATGCATCACAGGGGAAGGATCAGGAGGAAAGAACAGAAGTGGTGGTAAGGGGGgccttttttcttcctgttttgaatACACAAAAAACAGTCATTTGTTGAATGTTTGTGTGATAAACTGAAATGGCTACGAACACTTAGAAGAATAAAGGATCTCCAAATCTACACATGTCACGCCAtcaatactgctcacaaacatgaggggatatttcaaaatgaatatgaagtgatgaaatatcccctcatgTTTGTGAGCACTGCATATCTTTTCGGGTAGAGTTCTACCATTCACTTTTGGAAACACACATATGTACTTCTCATTCCATATTTTGCCTTCCTGCCACCACCTGCCTATATGAGTAAGAATAGGAGAAGCAGTTGTGACTAATAACTGAAAACTAAAAGTGAGCAGAAGGCCAGGCCAGTCCTTGGATTGCACATTCATGTACACAAGAGGTAGCTGATAAAACttcaaaacatacaaacaaaaagatttttaaaaacatattgacGCAGACTCTTTCATTCATCAGCTCCCTTAACATATTTCTTCAGTGTTAGTTCTACCTACCTCCCAACACAAACCCAGTCACCATCCTGGTGCTAAAGAGCAAAGAATTAAAGCTTTCCCTTTGGTGTGATGGAAATATGTTGTCTAATCTTTCTCTCCTTAgtcaaattaaacaaacaaacaaaaaatactaataaagCATCATATGGATGAGCCACTGGGATCTCAAATGTGCCTTCTTGTCAGGCATAGTTGTGAGTCCCTTCATCTATGTGACACTTGCTTCATTCTCCCAGGATTATTGCTCCATTTTCCTCAAAGTATTGCTTCTGATTCCCAGTGTTGATTCCCTCATCTTCAGGACTGACTTTCTGTGACCCGAAAGCACTGACCTTCACATAACTAAAAAACCAACACCTTCCAGCTCTGATTCTGAAACATCCACAGTATTTTTTCTATGGTGCTAAATTAGTTAACCAGCATTATTCTCCTCTGAATAGAAAACCAAGAAACATATTGCTTGCATACCCTATTTAAGTAACTTAGACAATCCCTATGCTCCCTATTAAACTGACCTTACCCCTTCCCTGTCTGCTTACTCCTTTTCTTCTTGGTCACCACAGTTCCATCTCCAACATGCAATGAGCACTCCTGGCAGAGAAGGTGCCCTGAGGAGTAAAGGCGGCATGTGCTGGAGTTGATATCAATGCTTAGCATAGTTGTCTTCAAATTGAAGCACTAGTTTTAGTGTTTAGGATCATAAAAATTAGAATTGAAAGAGGTCTTAAGGATTATGGAACCAATTCCTTCATTTTACTGATGTAGACAATGAGGCAATGGAAGTGGAGTTTTTGCCTAAAAGATCATTCTACCTATTAGTGATTCTTGTTAAGACTAGAACTTTATTCTTCTGACTTTCAACGCAGGATTTATTTAATTGGAATGCCTCTCAAGTAATCATCTAATAAGAATTAACGCTATATACAGTTTTGAGATGAATGAGGCAGAGACTGATCTGGCAGAGTAAATTTGAGAGTGATAcatttcttaaatatctcaatggAAGGTTTAGGAAGGCTTTCATTTCCTACTCGCTATATACCAATTTTTGAGTAGTAATCCCATTGTCCCTGCCTGGTTCCTTATTAAGACTTTTACCTTGACTATGTCTTCTAGGACTTCACTATTCTTGgaatcattttacttttagagAAAGGTGTAGGGGATACAGAGGTCTTTGTACTGGAGTAAGGGAAGAAGAAGTATGTGCTAGAGATGTTGGTCTAGAACTAAGAACTACGATGTCAGATGGAAAGGAAGGGAGTAAAACACAGGGTGAAGGCCACATGAGTGGGAGATGATGTGAAGATGATTGAGGGCACTGAGTACACTGAGATGAGGGGTCCTGGATTCTCACCTTGACTGACCAGCATGTCAGGACTGCTCCAGCCTGTGGAGCTGATGGCCTCGTCGAGTGGAGCCAGAGTTCCCAGCTCCAAATCCTGCTCTTGCCAGTAGCCTGGGGAGAGAATCTCCATCAAGGATGAGCCCTACATATATGTTGCTGCAGTTTGGGACCTATATTTTCATTGTTGGAGGTAGGGGAGAGGTAGGCCCCTGTAAAAAGTAGGTTCACCAGAATACACAGGAGAAAGTGGGTTTCTCACAAATAAAAGAGAGATtaatgaaagtattttaaaaaggaagtgaaCTCTTCCTCCCAAGGGGTGAATTAAAGGAGGATGCTAAATTTTACCATTTAATCATATCATGATAGAGCCAAAAGAGATCCTGGGGTCATCTGGTCCCATTCTCCCACTTCACAGGTGAGTATAATGAAGCATATAAAGGTAAAACATGGTATGGTAGAGGTTATTgcagagaaaatgaaagataaCCCAAGACTTCATTCCTTATCTAGGATTCTCTCTGCTACACTCTATTAGCTACTAAAATAATGACAAgtttaataattagaaaatacttttacattaatatttttaataaacctgTAAAATCAGTATTCAGATATTATCATTACTACTTTGCAGTGTGGGAACAGaatgaagtgacttgcccaagatcatacaAATAGAAGAACACAGACTGGATGTTAAATGCCTGATCCAAATTCAAATCTCTACTTTTTTCAGGTTAAGACCCTACTACTGAAGACAGACAACAAGGGTGAGggcagaagttgcccccacccttCCCAGATTGTTGCCTTCTTTTGAGTGCTCAAATTCTCAAGTTTTCCTCCTTTACCCTCAGTCCAATTGCCCTTTACATCACTGACTTTGCTTGCTCCTCTGGCACAACAAATCTCTTTCTAGCATGTAGCCCATAAACCATTTTGTGACTGCACAGTGTCAAGGGCCTATTTCCCCAATTCAACCGGAAAGGGTAGAGGGACAAAGAAAGAGGCCAAAGACATCTTTTCACGGCCTCCACCATAAGCCCAGAAGTAGCCAATCACGTGCGCAAAATTCAGTGTGGTCATCGGCTGCTGAGCAGAGTTCTGACCTGTTAACTTGTCTCGACCTAAGCTCCAGCATGATTTCAGTTGTTGCAGCATGCTGGTTTGAGAGACCAGTGGGGAAAGTGGGTGGGAGAGGAATGGAGCAGAAGGGGGCACTGGGATCTAGAGAATGGGTAGGGATTACTGTGGGGAGAGGCACAGTGGCAGGGGCAAGAGACAAAACTAGAAAGTGGCATATGGGTTTAGGGTCCAAGGAGAAGAAACGGGAGACGGACAGAATTGCTGaatcagaaaggaaagaggggagaagggaagaaggataGGGAGAAATGAGGGGAGAGTTAGAGAGATCTTTGCTTTTGGATAGGGCTCTAAGAGAGTTTCAGGGGCTTGCAGGCCTTCATGGAGATGCCACTCTCTCTGGAGTTCCTCATAGACATGCTCTTGGAGATTTAGAAATTACTCTGTACTAAACAGAAGTGTTAATTCCCAAATGAGAGGGGGagtaaaatagagaaaacagaaaattggTAGAGGTGGCCTGTAGAGGACAGGGCTCTCCTAGGAGCAGAGACCCTCCGGGGGTTCCAGCTCACCCTGCTGCCTTCTGTGCACATCAAGGATGGAAGCAAGCTGAAGTTGATGAGTGCttcaggttgttgttttttcaggtTGTGTGTCTGTGGGCATGCTGCTTAAACACATAGTAGGAAGCCAAATGTTTGTGCTCAAGTTTGGAATGGTGGATTGGAAGTGAGGAGCCAGAGGATCGATGCTCAGCGCCCAGTACCACTCACATGAACAGAGGAAATAGCCATCTCATACACTGGCATAGGACTTCGAGTTTACAGAGGTTATTTTCAACCATAAATCCACTGAATGTCAAAACAACCTTGAGAGATAAACTACCAAATATAATCACTTTTTAG from Saccopteryx leptura isolate mSacLep1 chromosome 2, mSacLep1_pri_phased_curated, whole genome shotgun sequence carries:
- the CADM3 gene encoding cell adhesion molecule 3 isoform X1 encodes the protein MGDPSALPLLLLFACCWAPSRANLSQDGYWQEQDLELGTLAPLDEAISSTGWSSPDMLVSQDSQPWTSDETVVAGGTVVLKCQVKDHEDSSLQWSNPAQQTLYFGEKRALRDNRIQLVKSTPHELSISISNVALADEGEYTCSIFTMPVRTAKSLITVLGIPQKPIITGYKSSLREKETTTLNCQSSGSKPAAHLTWWKGEQELHGEPTRIQEDPNGKTFTVSSSVTFQVTREDDGANIICSVNHESLNGADRSTSQRIEVLYTPTAKIRPDPPHPREGQKLLLYCEGHGNPVPQQYLWEKEGSTPPVKIAQESALIFPFLNKSDSGTYGCTAISNMGSYKAYYTLNVNDPSPVLSSSSTYHAIIGGIVAFIVFLLLILLIFLGHYLIRHKGTYLTHEAKGSDDAPDADTAIINAEGGQSGGDDKKEYFI
- the CADM3 gene encoding cell adhesion molecule 3 isoform X2; translated protein: MGDPSALPLLLLFACCWAPSRANLSQDDSQPWTSDETVVAGGTVVLKCQVKDHEDSSLQWSNPAQQTLYFGEKRALRDNRIQLVKSTPHELSISISNVALADEGEYTCSIFTMPVRTAKSLITVLGIPQKPIITGYKSSLREKETTTLNCQSSGSKPAAHLTWWKGEQELHGEPTRIQEDPNGKTFTVSSSVTFQVTREDDGANIICSVNHESLNGADRSTSQRIEVLYTPTAKIRPDPPHPREGQKLLLYCEGHGNPVPQQYLWEKEGSTPPVKIAQESALIFPFLNKSDSGTYGCTAISNMGSYKAYYTLNVNDPSPVLSSSSTYHAIIGGIVAFIVFLLLILLIFLGHYLIRHKGTYLTHEAKGSDDAPDADTAIINAEGGQSGGDDKKEYFI